One Haloarchaeobius amylolyticus DNA window includes the following coding sequences:
- a CDS encoding efflux RND transporter permease subunit, with product MTLTEADYRLFADAVEERRAQDETGESTGNVTKQILADEYATLAEDRNELESLDPTLETQIEELRSLNDSEVEALVADVLSSESDRSARALAFMPDYYEPGSTETNATLLVVTHESAGGSFAPGDAPEEIEDAQATMTDLAPDDDSMAVLVYGDGVVSTEITDSMIDSVLLVGPLAIAFVLLVLVVVYRDLLDILLGLLGIALVLVWTFGAMGWFDIAFSQPFIVVLVLLIGLSIDYGLHVVMRYREARESSETSPSRAMAVALGSVGVALVYVTTTTVIGFLSNLTSPLGVFRELGVVSAIGIVATLLVFGLLVPALKVELDELLERRGIDRLKPAVGTGGGPVSRVLGTGATLATKAPYVVIAVALLVSATGAYGATGIDASFEQSDFLAEDPDDWLKDLPDPIAPGTYTAERAIDTLDRDFVRQDTTATILVRGDVTDPVTLDRLDAARTNASDMSATETYADGEPAVTDPITVMDRVAADNASFNRTLAAADTDGDGVPDENVTAVYDELYRVAPEEAADVVHREDGEYRAVRMVVTVDSGVDDDVVHDQMGWVADDADGEGVSVIATGDVIVNQITADQLAETALLSLVVALLSVVVVLAVAYRLTEGSASLGVVTIVPVAFTLTWVLGTMALLDIPFNIVTGMITGLTIGLGVDYSLHISERFNQELAGAETVAAALHETVTGTGGALLSSAATTASGFAVLLVAILPFLQSFGLITALTIVFAFLASVFVLPSLLVVWARVVNRDSGLRESTTGTATESPDSTAEGKADVTRTVHRSYLSPDQVVPVTVSLRNVRDRMILRESVDGEIGNIDLSPEPVAVDRDDGTITVYWNIADSVVDASLEYTVELPAEAADGDVVTFEGTVESSDCRWSVGGDETATVVEDIFQRVLERGAVTAADIEVAIERDDITPKEVARLRRAWLKGD from the coding sequence GTGACCCTCACCGAGGCGGACTACCGGCTGTTCGCGGACGCTGTCGAGGAGCGACGCGCGCAAGACGAGACCGGTGAGAGTACGGGGAACGTCACGAAACAGATTCTCGCGGACGAGTACGCAACGCTCGCCGAGGACAGAAACGAGCTGGAGAGCCTCGACCCAACTCTCGAGACGCAGATCGAGGAACTCCGGTCGCTAAACGACTCCGAAGTCGAGGCTCTCGTCGCGGACGTACTTTCCAGTGAATCGGACCGGTCGGCACGCGCGCTTGCCTTCATGCCCGACTACTACGAGCCGGGATCGACGGAGACGAACGCGACTCTGCTCGTCGTGACCCACGAGTCCGCAGGCGGATCGTTCGCACCCGGTGACGCACCCGAGGAGATCGAGGACGCACAGGCCACGATGACGGACCTGGCGCCGGACGACGACTCGATGGCCGTCCTGGTCTACGGTGACGGTGTCGTCTCGACGGAGATCACGGACTCGATGATCGACAGCGTCCTCCTGGTCGGTCCACTGGCGATCGCGTTCGTCTTGCTCGTTCTCGTGGTCGTCTACCGGGACCTGCTGGACATCCTGCTCGGTCTCCTGGGGATCGCGCTCGTGCTCGTGTGGACGTTCGGTGCGATGGGGTGGTTCGACATCGCGTTCAGCCAGCCGTTCATCGTCGTCCTCGTCCTGTTGATCGGCCTCTCTATCGACTACGGCCTCCACGTCGTGATGCGTTATCGGGAGGCTCGCGAGTCGAGCGAGACGTCGCCCAGTCGCGCGATGGCTGTCGCACTCGGGAGCGTCGGTGTCGCACTCGTCTACGTCACCACGACGACAGTCATCGGCTTCCTCTCGAACCTTACGAGCCCGCTCGGGGTGTTCCGCGAACTCGGCGTCGTCAGCGCTATCGGCATCGTGGCCACGCTGCTCGTCTTCGGCCTGCTCGTTCCGGCGCTGAAAGTCGAACTCGACGAGCTCCTCGAACGCCGTGGGATCGACCGCCTGAAACCAGCTGTCGGAACGGGTGGCGGGCCGGTCAGTCGCGTCCTAGGTACGGGGGCGACGCTCGCGACGAAGGCCCCCTACGTCGTCATCGCCGTCGCGCTCCTCGTCAGCGCGACGGGTGCGTACGGGGCGACAGGTATCGACGCGAGCTTCGAGCAGTCGGATTTCCTCGCGGAAGATCCCGACGACTGGTTGAAAGACCTCCCCGATCCGATCGCGCCCGGGACGTACACGGCAGAGAGGGCGATCGACACGCTCGACCGTGACTTCGTCAGACAGGACACCACAGCCACGATACTCGTCAGGGGCGACGTGACTGATCCCGTGACACTCGACCGGCTCGACGCCGCACGCACGAACGCGAGCGACATGTCGGCGACGGAGACGTACGCCGACGGAGAGCCCGCGGTGACCGACCCGATCACGGTGATGGACCGCGTCGCGGCGGACAACGCGTCGTTCAACCGGACGCTAGCGGCAGCCGACACCGACGGCGACGGCGTCCCTGACGAGAACGTGACTGCCGTCTACGACGAACTGTATCGGGTGGCACCCGAGGAAGCGGCCGACGTCGTCCACAGGGAGGACGGCGAGTATCGGGCTGTCCGGATGGTCGTGACCGTCGACAGTGGCGTCGACGACGACGTCGTCCACGACCAGATGGGGTGGGTTGCCGACGACGCCGACGGGGAGGGCGTTTCCGTCATCGCGACCGGCGACGTGATCGTTAACCAGATCACGGCCGACCAACTCGCGGAGACGGCGCTCCTGAGTCTCGTCGTCGCGCTGCTCTCGGTCGTCGTCGTCCTCGCGGTCGCTTACCGGCTCACCGAGGGGAGCGCATCACTCGGCGTCGTCACGATCGTCCCCGTTGCGTTCACCCTGACGTGGGTGCTCGGGACGATGGCGCTGCTGGACATCCCGTTCAACATCGTCACCGGCATGATCACCGGGCTCACGATCGGGCTCGGCGTCGACTACAGCCTCCACATTAGCGAGCGATTCAACCAGGAGCTAGCCGGGGCTGAGACGGTTGCCGCGGCGCTCCACGAGACCGTCACCGGGACCGGCGGTGCGTTACTCTCGAGTGCGGCGACGACCGCCAGCGGGTTCGCTGTGCTGCTCGTCGCGATCCTCCCGTTCCTGCAGTCGTTCGGCCTCATCACCGCGCTGACGATCGTGTTCGCGTTCCTCGCCAGCGTGTTCGTCCTCCCGAGCTTGCTCGTCGTCTGGGCACGGGTGGTGAATCGAGATTCCGGACTGAGGGAATCCACCACCGGTACGGCGACAGAATCACCCGATAGCACAGCTGAAGGCAAGGCTGACGTGACGCGAACGGTTCACCGCTCCTACCTCTCCCCCGACCAGGTGGTTCCAGTGACTGTCTCGCTCCGGAACGTTCGCGATCGGATGATACTCAGGGAATCAGTCGATGGCGAGATCGGCAATATCGACCTCTCTCCCGAACCAGTTGCCGTAGACCGGGATGACGGAACCATCACAGTGTACTGGAACATCGCTGATTCGGTGGTCGACGCGAGCCTCGAGTACACGGTCGAACTCCCCGCGGAAGCAGCGGATGGCGATGTAGTCACGTTTGAGGGGACCGTCGAAAGCAGTGACTGCCGATGGTCGGTCGGTGGAGACGAGACGGCCACTGTCGTTGAGGATATCTTCCAACGCGTGCTTGAGCGTGGTGCAGTCACTGCCGCGGACATCGAGGTCGCTATCGAGCGTGACGATATCACTCCCAAAGAAGTCGCACGTCTTCGCCGTGCTTGGCTCAAAGGGGACTGA
- a CDS encoding ferritin-like domain-containing protein: MTSDRVIDLLQKAYGDEMETVMNYQTNAIVLDGVRAEEIKQSLQQDIQEELTHAQQLGNRLKQLDARPPSSAEFTARQDSLQPPEDSTDVLSVIRGVLDAEEDAIETYRSIIDAAEDADDPVTEDLAVTILADEEAHRTEFRGFEKEYQDD, from the coding sequence ATGACTTCAGACCGCGTCATCGACCTGCTTCAGAAGGCCTACGGGGACGAGATGGAGACAGTGATGAACTACCAGACGAACGCGATCGTTCTGGACGGAGTTCGTGCCGAAGAGATCAAGCAGAGCCTCCAGCAAGACATCCAAGAGGAACTGACCCACGCCCAGCAACTTGGCAACCGTCTCAAGCAACTGGATGCCCGACCGCCCAGCTCGGCAGAGTTTACCGCTCGGCAGGACTCGCTGCAACCCCCCGAGGATTCGACCGACGTGCTTTCGGTAATCCGAGGTGTCCTCGACGCTGAAGAGGACGCTATCGAGACATATCGGTCGATCATCGATGCTGCTGAGGACGCTGACGATCCGGTCACCGAAGATCTCGCCGTGACAATTCTCGCCGATGAGGAAGCCCACCGAACCGAATTCCGGGGCTTCGAAAAGGAGTATCAAGACGACTGA
- a CDS encoding DUF7475 family protein, which translates to MGQTVSSYTETDSLTTTHWLAILLVLITGVIHVYAGFVEGRIPVSLAGVGFLGAAVLFLLDYRRSLLYIVGIVYTAVQFPLWYVANAGEFTTLGYVDKILQGALIVVLTYLYWRARKTNKMDREATAA; encoded by the coding sequence ATGGGACAAACAGTTAGCAGCTACACCGAGACAGACTCACTTACCACAACCCACTGGCTTGCGATATTGCTCGTCCTGATAACGGGAGTTATCCACGTGTACGCCGGATTTGTCGAAGGACGGATTCCCGTTTCGCTCGCAGGAGTCGGGTTCCTCGGTGCCGCCGTATTGTTCCTCTTAGACTATCGGCGATCTCTTCTCTATATAGTTGGGATCGTCTATACGGCAGTTCAGTTCCCACTCTGGTACGTAGCGAATGCCGGCGAATTCACGACGCTCGGGTATGTGGATAAAATACTCCAAGGGGCGCTCATCGTCGTGCTCACGTACCTCTACTGGAGAGCACGAAAGACTAACAAAATGGATCGTGAAGCAACTGCCGCTTGA